Within the Streptomyces sp. NBC_00554 genome, the region AGAAGCTGATCCAGCAGGAGTTCGCGAAGAACGTCCCGTTCGCGCTCTCCGTCGCCGAGACCGCGGTCCACCCCGACCAGTCGACCTCCTCGGCGGTCGGCCTCGACGCAGCCGACTTCACGCCGGCCGCCTTCTCGACCTCGTACTCGCGCGGCGCCGACCAGGAGGTCTCCGTCGTCGTCCGGAAGTCCGTACGCGACAAGGAGCTCAAGTACCGCGTCAACGGCGGCCGTACGTGGGACCAGGCGCTCAAGCCGTGGAAGGGCGGCGAGACCTTCGGAGGCGAGGACAACCTCTACTTCGACGAGTACCGCGCCCTCGTCCAGGACGGCGTCCCGGGCGACAAGGTCGAGGTCTGGTTCACCGGAGAGACGAAGAGCGGAAAGCCCACCTCCAGTGAGCACTTCACGTACACCATCGCCGAACGGCCCCGCGCCGACACCCTTGTGATCGCCGAGGAGACCGTCACCGCCACCCAGACCCAGGCGTACGTCGACGCGCTCAAGGCCAACGGCCGCAAGCCCCTCGTCTGGGACGTCGCGGCGCTGGGAGCACCCGACGCGCTCGGCGTGCTCGGCCACTTCAAGACGGTCGTCCACTACACGGGCGCCGACCGGCCGGGTTACACCACCCAGCTTCAGCTGCGCGCCTATCTCAACGAGGGCGGCAAGCTGATCGAGGCCGGCGAGCAGGCGGGCGGCACCGTCGCACTTCCGGGCGCTCTGACGAACGACTTCAGCCAGTACTACCTGGGCGCCTACTCCCGTACGACCACTCCCGGGGCCACGGCCTTCACCGGGTCCGGCAAGCTCGCGGGCGCCGCCGGAGCGCTCGGTGACGCACCCGGCAACCCGCTCAACGCGGCGGGGGCCTACAGCGTCACCTCGGACACCCTGCCCGCGGCGACGTTCCCCCAGTTCACGAGCGCGGGAGCGGGACAGTACCCGGGGACCGTCAATCCGTACGGCCCCTACGAAGGCGCGTCCATGGCGGCCGTCACCCATTCCGACTACGCCTGGAACCGCCTCACCCGCACCATCGACCTCACCGGGGTGAGCGCGGCCGACGCGCCCACGCTGCGCACGCAGCTCCTGTGGGACACCGAGGAGGCGTACGACCACGCCGTGCTGGAAGCGCACACGGCCGGGGCCGACGACTGGACCACGCTCCCGGAGAAGGGCGGCGCCACCAGCACCGCCGTTCCCGCGGAGTGCGAAGCCGGTTTCTTCATGCAGGGGCATCCCGCCCTCGCCCGCTATCTGACCCTGGGCGCGGGCGCCTGCACGCCCACCGGCACCAGCGGCTCCTGGAACAGCTTCACCGGAGCCTCCGACGGATGGCAGGAGGTCAACTTCGACCTCTCCGCGTACGCCGGAAAGACGGTTGAGGTGTCGCTGAGCTACATCACCGACCCGGGCTCGGGCGGTCACGGAGTTCTCGCCGACAACGCCACCGTCGTCATCGGCGGCGCGGCCGGCGCGGTCGAGGGCTTCGAGACCTCGCTCGGCGCCTGGAGCGTCCCCGGACCGCCCGCGGGCAGCCCGGCGGTCGTCCAGGACTGGGGGCTCTCCGGTGAGCTCTTCAAGACGTACGGAGCGGTCACCACGGACGACACCGTGCTGCTGGGCTTCGGCCTGGAGCACGTCACCGCGGCGGCCGACCGCACGGCCCTCATCGGGAAGGCGCTTGCCGCGCTGAGCAGCTGACTCTGCGTGACAATCGCATGAACATGGCGGGCGGTCCGTACCCCTACTGGTGGGTACGGACCGCCCTGCCGTGTATGGGCCGACTCGATGTCACCCCGGGGGCCTCAGGGAGGTAGGGTCGTAGCCGGTCGGGGACATCCCATACAACTCGCCGACATCTGAGTCGGCGTACCTAACGAGGAGATCGGTTCGTGACGATCCGCGTAGGCATCAACGGCTTTGGCCGCATCGGGCGCAACTACTTCCGCGCGCTGCTGGAGCAGGGTGCTGACATCGAGATCGTGGCTGTCAACGACCTGGGTGACACCGCGACCACTGCTCATCTTCTGAAGTACGACACCATCCTGGGCCGCCTCAAGGCCGAGGTGACGCACACCGCCGACACGATCACCGTCGACGGCCGCACCATCAAGGTGCTGTCCGAGCGCAACCCCGCCGACATCCCGTGGGGCGACCTGGGCGTCGACATCGTCATCGAGTCGACCGGCATCTTCACCAAGAAGGCCGACGCCGAGAAGCACATCGCCGGCGGCGCCAAGAAGGTCCTCATCTCGGCTCCGGCCAAGGACGAGGACATCACCATCGTGATGGGCGTCAACCAGGACAAGTACGACGCGGCCAGCCACCACGTCATCTCCAACGCCTCCTGCACCACCAACTGTGTGGCGCCGATGGCCAAGGTTCTCGACGAGAACTTCGGCATCGTCAAGGGCCTGATGACGACGGTCCACGCGTACACGAACGACCAGCGCATCCTCGACTTCCCGCACTCGGACCTGCGCCGCGCCCGCGCCGCCGCCGAGAACATCATCCCGACCACGACGGGTGCCGCCAAGGCCACCGCGCTGGTCCTCCCGCAGCTCAAGGGCAAGCTCGACGGCATCGCGATGCGTGTCCCGGTCCCGACCGGTTCCGCCACCGACCTGGTCGTGACGCTGCAGCGCGAGGTCACCAAGGACGAGGTCAACGCCGCGTTCAAGAAGGCCGCCGACGACGGCGACCTGAAGGGCTACCTGACCTACACCGAGGACCCGATCGTCTCCTCGGACATCGTCGGCGACCCGGCCTCCTGCACCTTCGACTCCCTCCTGACCATGGTCCAGGAGGGCAACACGGTGAAGATCCTCGGCTGGTACGACAACGAGTGGGGCTACTCCAACCGCCTCGTCGACCTCACGGTCTTCGTCGGCGGCCAGCTCTAGGTCCCAGAGCCAGGCACCTCGATGTGACCACGGGGCCCGGGCAGCGCGAGCCGCGCTGCCCGGGCCCTGCGGCACGTACTGATCGATCAGCCCTCTCGGATCGAAAGAGCCTCCCTAGGAGTCCACTTATGAAGACGATCGACGAACTTCTCGCCGAAGGCGTGGACGGCAAGCGGGTCTTCGTCCGCGCCGATCTGAACGTGCCGCTCGCCGACGGCCTCATCACCGACGACGGCCGCATCCGCGCCGTCCTGCCGACCGTCAAGGCCCTCGTGGACGCGGGCGCCAAGGTGGTCGTCGCCTCGCACCTGGGCCGCCCCAAGGGCGCCCCGGACCCGGCGTTCTCCCTGCTGCAGCCCGCCGAGCGGCTCGCCGAACTCCTCGGCGCCCCCGTCGCGTTCGCCCAGGACACCATCGGCCCCGCCGCCCACGACGCGGTGAACGGCCTCCAGCCCGGCCAGGTCGCGGTCATCGAGAACCTGCGCTTCAACGCCGGCGAGACGTCCAAGGACGACACCGAGCGCGGCGAGTTCGCCGACCAGCTCGCGGCCCTGGCCGATGTCTACGTAGGCGACGGTTTCGGTGCCGTGCACCGCAAGCACGCCTCCGTGTACGACCTCCCGGCGCGCCTTCCGCACTACGCGGGCTACCTCATCGCCACCGAGGTCGGCGTCCTGAAGAAGCTCACCGAGGACGTCCGGCGCCCCTATGTGGTCGCGCTCGGCGGCTCCAAGGTCTCCGACAAGCTCGCCGTCATCGACCAGCTGCTCGGCAAGGCCGACAAGCTGCTCATCGGCGGCGGCATGGCCTTCACCTTCCTCAAGGCGAAGGGGTACGAGATCGGCGCCTCCCTGGTCCAGGAGGACCAGCTGCCCGCCGTCACCGAGTACGTCGAGCGCGCGGAGAAGAACGGCGTCGAGCTGCTCGTCCCGGTCGACGTCGTGGTCGCGGCCCAGTTCCCCGACCTGAAGACCAAGGCTCCGTCCAACCCGACCACCGTCGCCGCGGACGCCATCCCGGCCGACCAGATGGGCCTGGACATCGGTCCCGAGTCCCGCAAGCTGTACGCCTCGAAGCTCACCGACGCGGCCACCGTCTTCTGGAACGGCCCGATGGGCGTCTTCGAGCACCCCGACTATGCCGAGGGCACCAAGGCGGTCGCCCAGGCCCTTCTCGACTCCCCGGCCTTCACAGTCGTCGGCGGTGGCGACTCCGCCGCGGCCGTCCGCATCCTGGGCTTCGACGAGACGGCATTCGGCCACATTTCGACCGGCGGCGGCGCCTCCCTCGAATACCTCGAGGGCAAGACGCTCCCCGGCCTCGCCGCACTGGAGGACTGACCTTAATGAGCACGCGCACGCCGCTGATGGCGGGCAACTGGAAGATGAACCTCAACCACCTCGAGGCCATCGCGCACGTCCAGAAGCTCGCTTTCGCCCTGGCCGACAAGGACTACGAGGCCTGTGAGGTCGCCGTCCTGCCGCCCTTCACCGACCTGCGCTCCGTGCAGACCCTGGTCGACGGTGACAAGCTCAAGATCAAGTACGGCGCCCAGGACGTCTCGGCGCACGACTCCGGTGCCTACACCGGCGAGATCTCCGGCCCGATGCTGGCCAAGCTCAAGTGCACGTACGTGGCGATCGGCCACTCCGAGCGCCGGCAGTACCACGCCGAGACCGACGAGATCGTCAACGCCAAGGTGAAGACCGCCTACAAGCACGGCCTCACCCCGATCCTGTGCGTCGGCGAGGAGCTGGACATCCGCGAGGCGGGCAACCACGTCGCGCACACGCTCAGCCAGGTCGAGGGCGGTCTCAAGGACCTCCCGGCCGAGCAGGCCGAGTCGATCGTGATCGCGTACGAGCCCGTCTGGGCCATCGGCACCGGCAAGGTCTGCGGCTCCGACGACGCCCAGGAGGTCTGCGCGGCGATCCGTGGCAAGCTCGCCGAGCTGTACTCGCAGGAAGTGGCCGACGCCGTCCGTATCCAGTACGGCGGCTCGGTGAAGTCCGGGAACGTCGCGGAGATCATGGCGAAGCCCGACATCGACGGTGCACTGGTCGGCGGTGCCTCCCTGGACGCCGACGAGTTCGTCAAGATCGTCCGCTTCCGGGACCAGTGAGCCGAAGGCTCGCGGCCGCGAGTATGCGGTAGCGGCGATCCGTCGTACCCTAGCGGGGGCCAGGTGGGCAGCCACCCGGCCCCCGTCGTCCGTCCAGATCCGAGGAAGTTGGTCCAGCCGTGGTTATGGGGTTCTCGATCGCCCTGATCGTCTTCAGCGGGCTGTTGATGCTGCTGGTGCTGATGCACAAGGGCAAGGGCGGCGGCCTCTCCGACATGTTCGGTGGCGGCATGCAGTCGTCCGTCGGTGGCTCCTCGGTCGCCGAGCGCAACCTCGACCGCATCACCGTGGTGATCGGTCTGCTCTGGTTCGCGTGCATTGTCACGCTCGGCATCCTGATGAAGGTCAACAACTGACCAACGGCCGACATTGGCCGTCCCACATCGGTACAACTGCACATTACGCACGCACTTTGCGCACGTAAGGCCCCATGTTCGGTACGCGACGTAAATCGCGACCTATCATGGGGCTTGCGTCTAGGGGCGGGGGTGTAACTCCAATCACTGGACGCGCGTTGGGCCTTACGTAGACTGAGGCGCTCGCAACGAAGCGAAAACGCCGACTCGCTTCGCGGCACCATCACGCAGGGAGTTACGACCGTGGCAAGTGGCAACGCGATCCGAGGAAGCCGGGTCGGGGCGGGGCCGATGGGCGAGGCCGAGCGTGGCGAGTCCGCGCCGCGGCTGCGCATCTCCTTCTGGTGCTCCAACGGGCACGAGACGCAGCCCAGCTTCGCCAGCGACGCGCAGGTTCCCGACACCTGGGACTGCCCGCGCTGCGGCTTTCCCGCCGGACAGGACCGGGACAACCCGCCGGACCCGCCGCGCACCGAGCCGTACAAGACGCACCTCGCGTACGTACGGGAGCGGCGCAGCGACGCGGACGGCGAGGCGATCCTCGCCGAGGCGCTCGCCAAACTGCGGGGCGAAATCTAGTAGTTGAAAACCGGCCGGGTGCCCACGGGCGCCTGGCCGGAGCTGTTTCGCTCTCCTCCGGGCCGACACGGCCCGGGTACGCCCGGCCCGTTCGGGGTCCGAGGCGATTGTCAGTGGTGCCCTCTACGGTTCTTGAAGTGGCGGAACCGAGGGGGGCGTTGTGACGGCGACGGACGTGGCGGGGGTACGGGCGCCCGCGTGGCGCGGGGGATTCGGGCGGCTGTGGACCGCGGCTGTGGTGTCGCGGTTCGGGGACGCGCTGCGGACCGCCGCGCTGCCGCTGCTCGCCGTGCACCTCACCGACGATCCGCTCGTCATCGCCTCCGTCACGGCCTGCGGCTATCTGCCCTGGCTCCTCTTCGGCCTGCTGGGCGGGGCGATCGCCGACCGGGTGGACCAGCGGCGCGCGATGTGGGCCGTGGACGCCGTACGCGGCACGCTGATGGCCTGCTTCGCCCTCGCCGTCGGGCTCGGTCACGCGTCGATCGTCCTGCTGATCGCGCTCGCCTTCACACTGACCACCCTCCAGACCCTCTTCGACAACGCGTCCACGGCCCTGCTGCCGTCCCTGGTGGACCGTGCCGCCCTCGGCAGTGCCAACGCCCGGCTGATGACCGGCCAGCAGCTCGCCGGCGGCCTGCTGGCGAGCCCCTTCGTGCCGCTCCTGCTGGTAGTCGGGGCCGCCATGCCGTTCGCGGCCGACGCGGTAACCTATCTGCTGGCCGCAGCCCTCGTGGCCTCCCTGCGGATACGGATGCCCGAGCGGCAGCCGCGTCCGGCCGGGAGCACCCTGCGAGCCGAGATAGGCGCAGGGCTGCGCGCCCTGTGGGGCGACCGTGTGCTGCGGGCCATGTGCGTGGCCACCCTGCTGTGCAACATCGGCATGGGCGGGCTCATCGCCACCCTCGTGCTCCATGTGACGGGCTGGCTGCACGCGGGGAACGCGGAGTACGCGGCCGTGATGACCGCCTTCTCGGTC harbors:
- a CDS encoding M14 family zinc carboxypeptidase; this encodes MRRRARSILAVAALMLGGASLAPIAQADNGSSADPAADAVKVFRADVTKEQVPLLLAAGQDAHELGEQVPQKGTAEVEVYLTDKQAEQLEDKGVDLAEHKVSAKALARVAAAGDGVYRPYSGAGNLQEEIVKTGQAHPDLTKVVSIGKTLQGQDILALKLTKGAKKTKDGAKPSVLYMSNQHAREWITPEMTRRLMHYYLDNYSTNKRIKKIVDSTELWFVISANPDGYDFTFDAAGDRQWRKNMRDVNGDGVITTGDGVDLNRNFAYKWGYDDEGSSPTPTSQTYRGASAGSEPETKALDAFEKRIGFTYGINYHSAAELILYGVGWQVATPSPDDVLYEALAGTPENPAIPGYHPQVSSELYTTNGEADGHASNVNGLAMFTPEMSTCQTASNIDPNDAWNAADCESIFTFPDDEKLIQQEFAKNVPFALSVAETAVHPDQSTSSAVGLDAADFTPAAFSTSYSRGADQEVSVVVRKSVRDKELKYRVNGGRTWDQALKPWKGGETFGGEDNLYFDEYRALVQDGVPGDKVEVWFTGETKSGKPTSSEHFTYTIAERPRADTLVIAEETVTATQTQAYVDALKANGRKPLVWDVAALGAPDALGVLGHFKTVVHYTGADRPGYTTQLQLRAYLNEGGKLIEAGEQAGGTVALPGALTNDFSQYYLGAYSRTTTPGATAFTGSGKLAGAAGALGDAPGNPLNAAGAYSVTSDTLPAATFPQFTSAGAGQYPGTVNPYGPYEGASMAAVTHSDYAWNRLTRTIDLTGVSAADAPTLRTQLLWDTEEAYDHAVLEAHTAGADDWTTLPEKGGATSTAVPAECEAGFFMQGHPALARYLTLGAGACTPTGTSGSWNSFTGASDGWQEVNFDLSAYAGKTVEVSLSYITDPGSGGHGVLADNATVVIGGAAGAVEGFETSLGAWSVPGPPAGSPAVVQDWGLSGELFKTYGAVTTDDTVLLGFGLEHVTAAADRTALIGKALAALSS
- the gap gene encoding type I glyceraldehyde-3-phosphate dehydrogenase, which encodes MTIRVGINGFGRIGRNYFRALLEQGADIEIVAVNDLGDTATTAHLLKYDTILGRLKAEVTHTADTITVDGRTIKVLSERNPADIPWGDLGVDIVIESTGIFTKKADAEKHIAGGAKKVLISAPAKDEDITIVMGVNQDKYDAASHHVISNASCTTNCVAPMAKVLDENFGIVKGLMTTVHAYTNDQRILDFPHSDLRRARAAAENIIPTTTGAAKATALVLPQLKGKLDGIAMRVPVPTGSATDLVVTLQREVTKDEVNAAFKKAADDGDLKGYLTYTEDPIVSSDIVGDPASCTFDSLLTMVQEGNTVKILGWYDNEWGYSNRLVDLTVFVGGQL
- the pgk gene encoding phosphoglycerate kinase — translated: MKTIDELLAEGVDGKRVFVRADLNVPLADGLITDDGRIRAVLPTVKALVDAGAKVVVASHLGRPKGAPDPAFSLLQPAERLAELLGAPVAFAQDTIGPAAHDAVNGLQPGQVAVIENLRFNAGETSKDDTERGEFADQLAALADVYVGDGFGAVHRKHASVYDLPARLPHYAGYLIATEVGVLKKLTEDVRRPYVVALGGSKVSDKLAVIDQLLGKADKLLIGGGMAFTFLKAKGYEIGASLVQEDQLPAVTEYVERAEKNGVELLVPVDVVVAAQFPDLKTKAPSNPTTVAADAIPADQMGLDIGPESRKLYASKLTDAATVFWNGPMGVFEHPDYAEGTKAVAQALLDSPAFTVVGGGDSAAAVRILGFDETAFGHISTGGGASLEYLEGKTLPGLAALED
- the tpiA gene encoding triose-phosphate isomerase is translated as MSTRTPLMAGNWKMNLNHLEAIAHVQKLAFALADKDYEACEVAVLPPFTDLRSVQTLVDGDKLKIKYGAQDVSAHDSGAYTGEISGPMLAKLKCTYVAIGHSERRQYHAETDEIVNAKVKTAYKHGLTPILCVGEELDIREAGNHVAHTLSQVEGGLKDLPAEQAESIVIAYEPVWAIGTGKVCGSDDAQEVCAAIRGKLAELYSQEVADAVRIQYGGSVKSGNVAEIMAKPDIDGALVGGASLDADEFVKIVRFRDQ
- the secG gene encoding preprotein translocase subunit SecG; this translates as MGFSIALIVFSGLLMLLVLMHKGKGGGLSDMFGGGMQSSVGGSSVAERNLDRITVVIGLLWFACIVTLGILMKVNN
- a CDS encoding RNA polymerase-binding protein RbpA, yielding MASGNAIRGSRVGAGPMGEAERGESAPRLRISFWCSNGHETQPSFASDAQVPDTWDCPRCGFPAGQDRDNPPDPPRTEPYKTHLAYVRERRSDADGEAILAEALAKLRGEI
- a CDS encoding MFS transporter codes for the protein MTATDVAGVRAPAWRGGFGRLWTAAVVSRFGDALRTAALPLLAVHLTDDPLVIASVTACGYLPWLLFGLLGGAIADRVDQRRAMWAVDAVRGTLMACFALAVGLGHASIVLLIALAFTLTTLQTLFDNASTALLPSLVDRAALGSANARLMTGQQLAGGLLASPFVPLLLVVGAAMPFAADAVTYLLAAALVASLRIRMPERQPRPAGSTLRAEIGAGLRALWGDRVLRAMCVATLLCNIGMGGLIATLVLHVTGWLHAGNAEYAAVMTAFSVGSLAGGVLAPRLAHKVGRARSLFLGGCVQTSALVLIGTVRHLGAVVVGMALLGAMNLVWNVNQVTLMQERSPDAMVGRISSAFRTASTSGAPVGALLGGVVAGAYGLNGPALFAAVLFALAVASLIPACLPDVSVVEPDDGATTAHVKP